Proteins found in one Triticum urartu cultivar G1812 chromosome 4, Tu2.1, whole genome shotgun sequence genomic segment:
- the LOC125553591 gene encoding uncharacterized protein LOC125553591, protein MASDRVEVDTARPFRSVKEAVAVFGERILVGGSNSRYSSSAVAIADAHANATPNAKHEDSSRSSTTTLSPNAMAEVDAELEPEATAAIVPMYSAHSSPSFTSPRSAYGDDGELGCQDDEAGLAVVSSIKKLEAEVADTRREVLQLRKRGTEMEMAVASLNAQLHRGLSRLAEIEADKAAAAAARRSIGGDTDVMAAAMVRSERWAEKSSTYSSEYLPSFSHALSLGEIDDDLLGGRRRKAQKVKPIVPLIGDILFSKSFSRRKSGKDSGDLSSVLG, encoded by the coding sequence ATGGCCTCTGATCGCGTCGAGGTCGACACCGCCCGCCCTTTCCGGTCCGTGAAGGAGGCGGTCGCGGTGTTCGGGGAGCGCATCCTCGTCGGCGGGAGCAACTCCAGATACAGCAGCAGTGCGGTTGCCATTGCCGACGCGCATGCCAATGCCACCCCTAACGCCAAGCACGAAGATAGCAGTAGGAGCAGTACCACCACCCTTTCTCCAAATGCAATGGCAGAGGTAGATGCGGAGCTAGAGCCAGAGGCAACGGCAGCTATCGTGCCTATGTACTCCGCGCACTCCTCGCCGTCGTTCACGTCGCCGCGTTCGGCGTACGGCGACGACGGCGAGCTTGGTTGCCAAGACGACGAGGCCGGGCTCGCGGTCGTGAGCTCCATCAAGAAGCTGGAGGCGGAGGTGGCCGATACGAGACGGGAGGTGCTGCAGCTCAGGAAGAGGGGCACCGAGATGGAGATGGCCGTGGCCAGCCTCAACGCGCAGCTCCACCGAGGCCTCTCGAGGCTGGCCGAGATCGAGGCCGACAAGGCTGCTGCGGCGGCGGCACGGCGCAGCATCGGCGGGGACACCGACGTGATGGCGGCGGCCATGGTGCGGAGCGAGCGGTGGGCCGAGAAGTCCAGCACGTACAGCAGCGAGTACCTGCCGTCCTTCAGCCACGCGCTGAGCCTCGGCGAGATCGACGACGACCTGCTCGGCGGCAGGAGGAGGAAGGCGCAGAAGGTGAAGCCCATCGTGCCCCTCATCGGCGACATCCTCTTCTCCAAGAGTTTCTCCAGGAGGAAGAGCGGCAAGGACAGCGGGGATCTCTCCAGCGTGTTAGGGTGA
- the LOC125553592 gene encoding uncharacterized protein LOC125553592 translates to MAPPQEGDQCGRPAGSVLIWVVTVLLLLAVLGGGGCLVAYVMLPPSEAPGWIPCVGLGLVALPWAFWLATVAYRCVTARSADRAVAPAAAAGS, encoded by the coding sequence ATGGCGCCGCCCCAGGAGGGGGATCAGTGCGGGAGGCCGGCCGGCAGCGTGTTGATCTGGGTGGTGACGGTGCTGCTGCTCCTCGCCGTGCTTGGCGGCGGCGGGTGCCTCGTGGCCTACGTCATGCTGCCGCCGAGCGAGGCGCCCGGATGGATCCCCTGCGTCGGCCTGGGCCTCGTGGCGCTCCCCTGGGCGTTCTGGCTCGCCACCGTCGCCTACCGGTGCGTCACGGCGCGCTCGGCCGACCGCGCCGTGGCGCCCGCGGCCGCCGCCGGCAGCTAA